One stretch of Haloterrigena salifodinae DNA includes these proteins:
- a CDS encoding class II fumarate hydratase translates to MSDDYRVERDSLGEMQVPADAYWGAQTQRAIQNFPISGISFSRRFIRGLGVVKKAAAQANRDLDLIDDDIAEAIVEAADEVIAGEHDDQFPVDIFQTGSGTSSNMNANEVIANRAAEIMGSEIGDRVVHPNDHVNYGQSSNDVIPTAMHVASLEAVEKDVIPALDTLREALEAKEEEFDDVVKTGRTHLQDATPVTLGQEFSGYRTQVEKGLSRVDKVREHLAELALGGTATGTGLNTHEEFPGRAAEYITKETGVQFREADNHFEAQAAHDAMSEAHGALRVVAGSLNKIANDLRLLASGPRNGLGEIEQPENQPGSSIMPGKINPVVAEAVNQVHKQVVGNDAAVSAGAAEGQIDLNLYKPVLAHNFLESAELISNASQVFAERFVAELEANEEYCEDRVEQSMAMATSLNVHIGYDKASEVAKTALKEDKTVREVVLEKGYLDEEEADEVLDPRKMAERGILGQDD, encoded by the coding sequence ATGAGTGACGACTACAGAGTCGAACGCGACAGCCTCGGCGAGATGCAGGTACCCGCGGACGCCTACTGGGGCGCCCAGACCCAACGCGCCATCCAGAACTTCCCGATCTCGGGGATCTCGTTCAGCCGTCGGTTCATCCGAGGGCTCGGCGTCGTCAAGAAGGCCGCTGCGCAGGCCAACCGCGATCTGGATCTGATCGACGACGACATCGCCGAGGCGATCGTCGAAGCGGCCGACGAGGTCATCGCCGGCGAGCACGACGACCAGTTCCCGGTCGACATCTTCCAGACCGGCTCCGGCACCTCCTCGAACATGAACGCCAACGAGGTCATCGCCAACCGCGCCGCCGAGATCATGGGCTCGGAGATCGGCGACCGCGTCGTCCACCCCAACGACCACGTCAACTACGGTCAGTCCTCCAACGACGTCATCCCGACCGCGATGCACGTCGCCTCCCTCGAGGCCGTCGAGAAGGACGTCATTCCCGCCCTCGATACCCTTCGAGAGGCGCTCGAGGCGAAAGAGGAAGAGTTCGACGACGTCGTGAAAACGGGTCGGACCCACCTGCAGGACGCGACGCCGGTCACGCTCGGCCAGGAGTTCTCCGGCTACCGAACGCAGGTCGAGAAGGGCCTCTCGCGGGTCGACAAGGTTCGCGAACATCTCGCGGAACTCGCGCTGGGCGGCACCGCGACCGGAACCGGGCTGAACACCCACGAGGAGTTCCCCGGCCGCGCCGCCGAGTACATCACCAAGGAGACCGGCGTCCAGTTCCGCGAGGCCGACAACCACTTCGAGGCCCAGGCCGCCCACGACGCGATGTCCGAGGCCCACGGCGCGCTCCGCGTCGTCGCCGGTTCGCTGAACAAGATCGCCAACGACCTGCGGCTGCTCGCCTCCGGCCCCCGTAACGGTCTCGGCGAGATCGAACAGCCCGAGAACCAGCCCGGCTCCTCGATCATGCCCGGCAAGATCAACCCGGTCGTCGCCGAGGCGGTCAACCAGGTCCACAAGCAGGTCGTCGGCAACGACGCCGCCGTCTCCGCCGGCGCCGCCGAGGGCCAGATCGACCTCAACCTCTACAAGCCCGTGCTGGCCCACAACTTCCTCGAGTCGGCCGAACTCATCTCGAACGCCAGCCAGGTCTTCGCCGAGCGCTTCGTCGCGGAGCTCGAGGCCAACGAGGAGTACTGCGAGGACCGCGTCGAGCAGTCGATGGCGATGGCCACCTCGCTGAACGTCCACATTGGCTACGACAAGGCCAGCGAGGTCGCCAAGACCGCGCTCAAGGAGGACAAGACCGTCCGCGAGGTCGTCCTCGAGAAGGGCTACCTCGACGAGGAGGAGGCCGACGAGGTGCTCGACCCCCGTAAGATGGCCGAGCGCGGCATCCTCGGTCAGGACGACTGA
- a CDS encoding ester cyclase, which translates to MTADSLTPQERENERIARRIPEDVFGNSDLDLLDDLYAPNAVDYNPFGAQEGLEAIRESYESFLSAFPDIKQTVEHSVTSGDTVALHITSRGTHRGVFWGIEPTGKEIEVQQMAFFRIEDGLIAERWFLSDNLTLLRQLGVIDFPPE; encoded by the coding sequence ATGACAGCCGATTCACTCACACCGCAGGAACGAGAGAACGAGCGTATTGCACGTCGTATTCCTGAAGATGTTTTCGGTAACAGTGATCTCGACTTGCTTGACGACCTGTACGCACCCAATGCCGTCGATTACAACCCATTCGGTGCCCAAGAGGGATTAGAGGCGATTCGAGAATCCTATGAATCGTTCCTTTCGGCATTCCCTGACATCAAGCAAACAGTCGAGCACAGCGTTACTAGTGGTGATACGGTCGCACTCCATATCACGAGTCGCGGAACGCACAGGGGAGTCTTCTGGGGGATTGAGCCAACTGGGAAGGAGATTGAGGTACAACAGATGGCGTTCTTCCGCATCGAGGATGGGTTAATCGCTGAGCGATGGTTCCTCTCAGATAACCTGACGCTACTCCGACAACTCGGCGTTATCGATTTCCCACCAGAGTGA
- a CDS encoding PH domain-containing protein → MEVLHSRIRLFWIAKGAIGAIALGIVLAAVDQWVTDVPTAAIATVVLLGLGLGIAYAVQLYRVWQYEVQSDALYLERGVLTFVETSVPFVRVQHVDTQFGPIERALGLSSVVVYTAGSRNADVRIPGLTPDRARDLQDTLRKLAVESEADDGV, encoded by the coding sequence ATGGAAGTCCTCCATTCCCGCATCAGACTCTTCTGGATCGCGAAGGGAGCGATCGGCGCGATCGCTCTCGGCATCGTGCTCGCGGCCGTCGATCAGTGGGTGACCGACGTTCCGACCGCCGCGATCGCCACCGTCGTGCTCCTCGGCCTCGGCCTCGGAATCGCGTACGCGGTACAGCTCTACCGGGTCTGGCAGTACGAAGTCCAGTCCGACGCGCTCTATCTGGAACGGGGTGTCCTCACGTTCGTCGAGACCTCGGTGCCGTTCGTTCGCGTCCAGCACGTCGACACGCAGTTCGGGCCGATCGAGCGCGCCCTCGGACTCTCGAGCGTGGTCGTCTACACGGCGGGCTCCCGGAACGCGGACGTCCGCATTCCGGGGCTGACCCCTGACCGAGCGCGCGACCTGCAGGATACGCTTCGCAAACTGGCCGTCGAAAGCGAGGCCGACGATGGCGTCTGA
- a CDS encoding ABC transporter substrate-binding protein, translating into MVDGNNLSRRTILKGAGIAGTASVTALAGCTGGGGSTLEVLHGWTGGDGAEAADALFSAFEEEHSDLEYDENPIGGGGNENLDQTVANRLQGGNPPSSFAGWPGANLEQYEDAVGDIESEVWDEAGLKDAHVEEAVELCQHNGGFSAVPLGSHRLNDLFYNVSVLESAGVDPSSIDSADALIDALDAVESETDATPFAFSLAPWCILQTWAQTMLGEHGYEAYMNFIEGNGDESAVRDTFEKLEQILGYINADASSVDFTEVNQDIMSGDAAFIHQGNWAAGAYIADDKDLTYGEDWDAIQYPGTEDYYTLHIDSFIYPSDNPTPDDTATWLQFVGSEPAQVAFNQSKGSIPTLTDVSTDEFNAYLTDTIDDFDNASEKPPTLAHGLAVDTSTQADLEDVLNNNFADPYDVDGATSGFMDSV; encoded by the coding sequence GTGGTCGACGGTAACAACCTATCACGTCGAACGATTCTCAAGGGTGCGGGTATAGCAGGAACGGCGAGTGTAACCGCCCTCGCGGGCTGTACCGGCGGTGGCGGCAGTACGCTCGAAGTCCTCCACGGATGGACCGGCGGCGACGGCGCCGAGGCCGCCGACGCGCTCTTCTCGGCGTTCGAGGAAGAGCACTCGGACCTCGAGTACGACGAGAACCCGATCGGTGGCGGCGGCAACGAAAACCTCGACCAGACGGTCGCGAACCGCCTCCAAGGCGGCAATCCGCCGAGTTCGTTCGCCGGCTGGCCGGGTGCAAACTTGGAGCAGTACGAGGACGCCGTCGGCGACATCGAGTCGGAGGTCTGGGACGAGGCCGGCCTGAAGGACGCCCACGTCGAGGAAGCGGTCGAACTCTGCCAGCACAACGGCGGCTTCTCGGCGGTCCCGCTCGGCTCCCACCGCCTGAACGACCTCTTCTACAACGTCAGTGTCCTCGAGAGCGCCGGTGTCGATCCGAGTTCGATCGACAGCGCCGACGCGCTGATCGACGCGCTTGACGCCGTGGAGTCGGAGACCGACGCGACGCCGTTCGCGTTCTCGCTCGCGCCGTGGTGTATCCTCCAGACGTGGGCCCAGACGATGCTCGGCGAACACGGCTACGAGGCCTACATGAACTTCATCGAAGGCAACGGCGACGAGAGCGCCGTCCGCGACACTTTCGAGAAGCTCGAGCAGATCCTCGGCTATATCAACGCCGACGCGTCCTCTGTCGACTTCACCGAAGTCAACCAGGACATCATGAGCGGCGACGCCGCGTTCATCCACCAGGGCAACTGGGCCGCCGGCGCGTACATCGCAGATGACAAGGATCTCACGTACGGCGAAGACTGGGACGCGATCCAGTACCCCGGAACGGAGGACTACTACACCCTCCACATCGACTCGTTCATCTACCCGAGCGACAATCCGACGCCGGACGATACCGCAACCTGGCTCCAGTTCGTCGGATCCGAGCCGGCACAGGTCGCGTTCAACCAGTCCAAGGGATCGATCCCGACGCTGACGGACGTGTCTACCGACGAGTTCAACGCCTATCTCACGGACACGATCGACGACTTCGACAACGCCTCGGAAAAGCCGCCGACGCTCGCACACGGCCTCGCCGTGGACACGAGCACCCAGGCCGACCTCGAGGACGTCCTCAACAACAACTTCGCGGACCCCTACGATGTTGACGGCGCCACGAGTGGCTTCATGGACAGCGTCTAA
- a CDS encoding HVO_2901 family zinc finger protein, whose product MHTCRNCNQSFQTELALELHRDTCRKGQLLCQVCGERFREGNATQDGWHYECPNQDCDGEGLTADLYRVEDVRTTTTH is encoded by the coding sequence ATGCACACTTGTCGCAACTGCAACCAGTCGTTCCAAACCGAGCTCGCCCTCGAACTCCACCGCGATACGTGTCGAAAGGGACAACTCCTCTGTCAGGTATGCGGCGAACGATTCCGGGAGGGCAACGCCACGCAGGACGGATGGCACTACGAGTGCCCGAACCAGGACTGTGACGGCGAGGGGCTCACGGCCGACCTGTATCGCGTCGAAGACGTTCGAACGACGACGACGCACTGA
- a CDS encoding DUF5805 domain-containing protein — protein sequence MADDERVAVKTYVPRYQKELWEAQAEELEMSQSEFVRTMVQAGRTSYEIPTDGTTEQGGDDGAAGGDDFADRILEVLQRRGVLDWDELVDALVDDIEADLDAELQRLQDENQIRYSGRDGGYVVTDDE from the coding sequence ATGGCCGACGACGAACGAGTCGCCGTCAAGACCTACGTGCCGCGGTACCAGAAAGAGCTCTGGGAAGCCCAGGCCGAGGAACTCGAGATGAGTCAAAGCGAGTTCGTCCGAACGATGGTACAGGCGGGGCGCACGTCTTACGAGATACCGACGGACGGGACGACCGAGCAGGGTGGCGACGACGGCGCCGCCGGTGGCGACGACTTCGCGGATCGAATTCTCGAGGTACTCCAGCGTCGCGGCGTCCTCGACTGGGACGAACTCGTCGACGCCTTAGTCGACGACATCGAGGCCGACCTCGACGCAGAACTCCAGCGGTTGCAGGACGAAAACCAGATCCGCTACAGCGGCCGCGACGGCGGCTACGTGGTGACCGACGATGAGTGA
- a CDS encoding helix-turn-helix domain-containing protein has protein sequence MPHLKVELNGAAIGGWLAELSTGFPTAEFRLLATQLRDEGALVTLEVRTTDRSDVIREFKTTPDAANVELLHADSKIVLLQFLTRDSKAYDPLYESGCISIYPTILQNGRFSVHVVAGHDSLSDYLEELAASEIPYQVISLSHSHETDTVLTNRQQQFIDTGIERGFYNDPRTCTLTELAEALDIHKSAASRLRHRAESRLVTHFATKTV, from the coding sequence ATGCCACACTTGAAAGTCGAATTGAATGGGGCGGCGATCGGGGGATGGCTCGCAGAACTTTCAACGGGGTTTCCGACCGCCGAATTCCGACTTCTCGCGACGCAACTTCGTGATGAAGGTGCGCTCGTCACACTCGAAGTCAGGACAACCGATAGGTCCGACGTTATTCGGGAGTTCAAAACTACACCTGATGCCGCAAATGTTGAACTCCTTCACGCGGACTCAAAGATAGTACTTCTCCAGTTTCTCACCAGAGATTCAAAGGCATACGATCCTCTCTACGAGTCCGGCTGTATCTCGATATATCCAACGATTCTCCAAAACGGACGGTTCTCAGTACATGTCGTCGCTGGTCATGACAGCCTGTCGGACTATTTAGAGGAACTTGCGGCATCGGAGATTCCGTATCAGGTGATCTCTTTGTCTCATTCCCACGAAACTGATACGGTACTAACGAACCGACAGCAGCAATTCATCGACACTGGCATTGAGAGGGGATTTTACAACGATCCCAGAACGTGTACGCTCACCGAACTTGCAGAAGCTCTGGATATCCACAAGTCTGCTGCTAGTAGACTCCGACACCGTGCAGAAAGCCGTTTGGTTACCCACTTCGCTACCAAAACTGTCTAA
- a CDS encoding PH domain-containing protein, whose product MASETNRLHPLSGAMMALRRGVNGLSIPVFLIGIVPTVLGIDADLAVDLLFVLAPLGFVVGVGYGLAYYYRFTYALTADTFDVTSGVFSRRAREIPYRRVQNVDVSQGIVQRLLGLAVVSIETAGGGSTEATLQFVSNDEADRVRSEIRRRTAALDDASDAAEGSAATDSVSETADEDVAEPQPDNGATRGDRSTTPLFELEVGELLVYAATAFRWGAAVFPILLVSLLLDADSGAGFVPDFVFETARTVGGPESIDGAPVHALLVLAAVAALQWFVATYVASALYTIVNYYGFRLGRQGNDLLYERGLLQRYSGSIPTDKIQSVTITANPLQRLVGYAGLWVETAGYGPESTGGNQSAVPMAAESRIYRFATALTGVDRPDFRGASPLARRRYLVRYSLLAVGVVALAFGASRVTGLERWYLAAVVVAAAPLAAHLKYVNIGYHVGDDHIVIRRGFWRRRTTVIPYYRVQTLSTRRSIFQRRLGLASLVVDTASSQTFTWSEPTIEDIDLETARTLHETCGERLQTALRERAGDDVGLSVEPGDRP is encoded by the coding sequence ATGGCGTCTGAGACGAACCGTCTCCACCCGCTCAGCGGGGCGATGATGGCTCTTCGGCGGGGCGTCAACGGACTCTCGATTCCCGTGTTCCTCATCGGAATCGTCCCGACCGTCCTCGGTATCGACGCCGACCTCGCCGTCGACCTCCTGTTCGTCCTCGCTCCGCTCGGCTTCGTCGTCGGCGTCGGCTACGGCCTCGCCTACTACTACCGCTTTACGTACGCGCTCACCGCGGACACGTTCGACGTGACGTCGGGAGTATTCTCCCGGCGCGCCCGCGAGATTCCGTACCGCCGCGTCCAGAACGTCGACGTCTCGCAGGGGATCGTCCAGCGACTGCTCGGCCTCGCCGTCGTCTCGATCGAGACCGCCGGCGGCGGCAGCACCGAGGCGACGCTACAGTTCGTGAGCAACGACGAGGCCGATCGCGTCCGCTCGGAAATTCGACGGCGAACGGCCGCGCTCGACGACGCGAGCGACGCGGCCGAGGGGTCCGCGGCGACCGATTCGGTCTCCGAGACTGCGGACGAAGACGTCGCGGAGCCCCAGCCCGACAATGGCGCCACTCGAGGCGACCGATCGACGACGCCCCTGTTTGAACTCGAGGTCGGCGAACTGCTGGTCTACGCCGCGACGGCGTTCCGGTGGGGTGCGGCGGTCTTCCCGATTCTGCTGGTGTCCCTGTTGCTGGACGCCGATTCGGGTGCGGGCTTCGTTCCCGACTTCGTCTTCGAGACCGCCCGGACGGTCGGCGGTCCCGAATCGATCGACGGGGCCCCGGTCCACGCGCTCCTCGTCCTGGCCGCGGTCGCCGCGCTACAGTGGTTCGTCGCCACGTACGTCGCCAGCGCGCTCTACACGATCGTGAACTACTACGGGTTCCGACTCGGCCGGCAGGGAAACGACTTGCTCTACGAACGCGGCCTGCTCCAGCGCTACAGCGGCTCGATCCCGACCGACAAGATCCAGTCGGTGACGATCACCGCCAACCCGCTCCAGCGGCTGGTCGGCTACGCCGGCCTCTGGGTCGAGACGGCGGGTTACGGGCCCGAGAGCACCGGCGGAAATCAGTCGGCCGTTCCGATGGCCGCCGAATCGCGGATCTATCGCTTTGCGACGGCGCTGACCGGCGTCGACCGCCCCGACTTTCGCGGCGCGTCGCCGCTGGCCCGGCGTCGGTACCTCGTGCGCTATTCGCTGCTGGCCGTCGGCGTCGTCGCTCTCGCCTTCGGGGCCAGTCGAGTGACGGGCCTCGAGCGCTGGTATCTCGCCGCGGTCGTCGTCGCCGCGGCGCCGCTCGCCGCGCACCTGAAATACGTCAACATCGGCTATCACGTCGGGGACGATCACATCGTGATCCGGCGCGGGTTCTGGCGACGGCGGACAACCGTCATTCCCTATTACCGCGTGCAGACGCTCTCGACCCGGCGGTCGATCTTCCAGCGCCGCCTCGGACTCGCGTCGCTAGTCGTCGATACGGCCAGCTCCCAGACGTTTACCTGGTCGGAACCGACGATCGAGGACATCGATCTCGAGACGGCGCGGACGCTCCACGAAACCTGCGGCGAACGACTGCAGACGGCCTTGCGCGAGCGGGCCGGAGACGACGTCGGGCTCTCGGTGGAGCCCGGCGACCGGCCGTGA
- a CDS encoding DUF4013 domain-containing protein, translated as MISDALRYPVSDALGRAALLRCGVSVVALAVGVRYAVAVAPSIVALVPAAVAFVGAVVLFGTAAVILGSDERRPMPSVRAVVRPGLEALALSVVVLVPAIALLTRSLIETPAALAQDNGAGLGLFSLVSSTIAIFFFAACAYVYPAAVAASVSTGRLRAAAEAETVLPVLTDPTYFLRWTVGFSFVVFAAWLAATAVRRGDVLGLLAAGVAAYAVVAGARAVGVGYARASGGGPR; from the coding sequence ATGATCAGCGACGCGCTTCGGTACCCGGTCAGCGACGCCCTCGGACGAGCGGCGCTGCTCAGGTGCGGCGTCAGCGTCGTCGCGCTCGCGGTCGGGGTGCGGTACGCGGTCGCGGTCGCGCCGTCGATCGTCGCGCTCGTTCCCGCGGCCGTCGCGTTCGTCGGCGCCGTCGTCCTCTTCGGAACGGCGGCCGTCATCCTCGGATCGGACGAGCGACGACCGATGCCGTCCGTTCGGGCGGTCGTCCGTCCCGGCCTCGAGGCGCTCGCCTTGTCGGTCGTCGTCCTCGTCCCGGCGATCGCCCTGCTGACGCGGTCGCTGATCGAGACGCCGGCGGCGCTTGCACAAGACAACGGCGCGGGGCTGGGACTGTTCTCGCTCGTCTCCTCGACGATCGCGATCTTCTTCTTCGCCGCGTGTGCGTACGTGTACCCGGCCGCCGTGGCCGCGAGCGTCTCGACCGGACGACTGCGTGCGGCGGCCGAGGCGGAGACGGTACTGCCCGTGTTGACCGATCCGACGTACTTCTTGCGGTGGACCGTCGGGTTTTCGTTCGTCGTGTTCGCGGCGTGGCTGGCCGCGACGGCCGTCCGCCGCGGCGACGTACTCGGGTTGCTCGCCGCGGGGGTCGCCGCCTACGCCGTCGTCGCGGGCGCCCGCGCCGTCGGCGTCGGCTACGCTCGAGCGTCGGGCGGCGGGCCGAGATAG
- a CDS encoding ABC transporter ATP-binding protein — MAETQLDDVRKVFTEDDGNEIVAVNDVSIDIEDGEFLVLVGPSGCGKSTTLRMIAGLESITDGEICLDDRVINDLPAKERNIAMVFQSYALYPHMTVRENMAFGLEESTDLSDDEIATRVEETAEMMGIDPLLDRKPEELSGGQQQRVALGRAIVREPAVFLMDEPLSNLDAKLRAQMRTELQQLQEQLETTTVYVTHDQTEAMTMGDRIAILNDGELQQVGTPLECYHEPANAFVADFIGEPAMNFFDVTRRNADGDGAVLVGETLEYAVSNDITTAIGDRNELVLGVRPEDIDIQHSDGNPRRADGHTVPATVTVVEPTGDENIVYLDLGEDGSETAIVTIDGMSRIEAGDRVVAHIPEDAIHVFDGKTNETLHNRRVESSEPRAPNI, encoded by the coding sequence ATGGCAGAAACCCAACTCGACGACGTACGAAAAGTATTCACGGAAGACGACGGCAACGAGATCGTCGCCGTCAACGACGTATCGATCGATATCGAGGACGGGGAGTTCCTCGTCCTCGTCGGCCCCTCGGGCTGTGGCAAGTCGACGACGCTGCGGATGATCGCGGGACTCGAGTCGATCACGGACGGCGAGATCTGCCTCGACGACCGGGTGATCAACGACTTGCCGGCGAAGGAGCGAAACATCGCGATGGTGTTCCAGTCCTACGCGCTGTACCCGCACATGACCGTGCGGGAGAACATGGCGTTCGGACTCGAGGAGTCTACCGACCTCTCGGACGACGAGATCGCCACCCGAGTCGAAGAGACCGCCGAGATGATGGGGATCGATCCCCTGCTGGACCGGAAGCCGGAAGAGCTCTCCGGCGGCCAGCAACAGCGGGTCGCGCTCGGCCGCGCGATCGTCCGGGAGCCGGCCGTCTTCCTGATGGACGAACCTCTCTCGAACTTAGACGCGAAGCTCCGCGCGCAGATGCGGACCGAGCTCCAGCAGCTCCAGGAGCAACTCGAGACGACGACGGTCTACGTCACGCACGACCAGACGGAAGCGATGACGATGGGCGACCGGATCGCCATCCTCAACGACGGCGAACTGCAGCAGGTCGGCACGCCCCTCGAGTGCTATCACGAACCCGCGAACGCGTTCGTGGCGGACTTCATCGGCGAGCCGGCGATGAACTTCTTCGACGTCACGCGCCGCAACGCGGACGGCGACGGAGCCGTCCTCGTCGGCGAGACCCTCGAGTACGCCGTCTCGAACGACATTACGACGGCGATCGGCGATCGGAACGAGCTCGTCCTCGGCGTGCGGCCGGAGGATATCGACATCCAACACAGCGACGGCAACCCCCGGCGCGCGGACGGCCACACCGTCCCCGCGACGGTCACCGTCGTCGAACCGACCGGCGACGAGAACATCGTTTATCTCGATCTCGGCGAGGACGGAAGCGAGACGGCCATCGTGACGATCGACGGGATGAGCCGGATCGAGGCCGGCGACCGCGTGGTCGCGCACATCCCCGAGGACGCGATTCACGTCTTCGACGGGAAAACCAACGAGACGCTCCACAACCGTCGCGTCGAGAGCAGCGAGCCTCGAGCACCGAACATCTGA
- a CDS encoding carbohydrate ABC transporter permease, translating to MSEQTVTTEEAATEHETGGISIGRVGLYTTLIGLVGFYLIPIESGLVTSIKTPTALQETFPFFPPAGSGITVEKWQIAFDYLAPGMVNSMLFTIPSTILCALLGSMAAYGLTLVDWRGQIAVLALFIAGIFVPYQAVIVPLFQFWSQYMQLSARLSFLWGLPLLEPHYATILELIITHTAYGIPIVTLLFRSQYKTMSEEMIEAARLDGASIWRVYRRIVLPLSIPMFAVVFIFQFTQIWNEFLFSLTIIGSTNDPAASATLILSGLGQSLEGTDYPLRMAGAFITALPTLLVYVLFADKFAEGVQT from the coding sequence ATGAGCGAGCAAACAGTTACCACCGAAGAGGCGGCGACGGAGCACGAGACCGGCGGGATTTCGATCGGCCGCGTCGGACTGTACACCACGCTGATCGGCCTCGTCGGGTTCTATCTGATCCCGATCGAGTCCGGACTCGTGACGTCGATCAAAACGCCGACCGCACTTCAGGAGACATTCCCGTTCTTTCCACCCGCTGGAAGCGGGATTACGGTCGAGAAGTGGCAGATCGCGTTCGATTACCTCGCGCCCGGGATGGTCAACAGCATGCTGTTTACGATCCCGTCGACGATCCTGTGTGCGCTCCTCGGCAGTATGGCCGCCTACGGGCTGACGCTCGTCGACTGGCGCGGGCAGATCGCCGTGCTGGCGCTGTTCATCGCGGGCATCTTCGTCCCATATCAGGCGGTGATCGTCCCGCTCTTCCAGTTCTGGAGCCAGTACATGCAACTGAGCGCGCGGCTCTCGTTCCTGTGGGGCCTCCCGCTGCTCGAGCCGCATTACGCGACGATCCTCGAGTTGATCATCACGCACACGGCCTACGGGATTCCGATCGTGACGCTGCTGTTCCGGTCGCAGTACAAGACGATGTCCGAGGAGATGATCGAGGCCGCGCGACTCGACGGCGCGTCGATCTGGCGAGTCTACCGACGGATCGTCCTGCCGCTGTCGATCCCAATGTTCGCGGTCGTGTTCATCTTCCAGTTCACCCAGATTTGGAACGAGTTCCTGTTCTCGCTGACGATCATCGGGAGCACCAACGATCCGGCCGCGTCCGCGACCCTTATCCTGTCCGGGCTCGGCCAGTCGCTCGAGGGAACGGATTACCCGCTCCGGATGGCGGGCGCGTTCATCACGGCGCTCCCGACGCTGCTCGTCTACGTGCTGTTCGCCGACAAGTTCGCGGAGGGAGTACAGACATGA
- a CDS encoding carbohydrate ABC transporter permease encodes MKRFLALLRSVRRNRDDGPESGRTGRERRVRTDGGTTEGRSTLRRWLDSDIVQSSPFWLPPFLLMGFFVYAAIGWNLLLSLTEYSGFGDPDYSNLSLHNYRAMLDDPGMWAATRNTFVLLVGFTVVCLIVGLLLALLLDREIRFSRSFRTIYLLPFALSFIVTAQFWRWMYNVNNGIVNQFIGLFGLGPYNWLGSPRLVLGAVIFALVWQFSGYTMIIYLAALRSIPNDQYEAARVDGASTVRMYWRVIVPQLRPAMVSATVTLVLFALKAFDFLYATFDGYRPRRGADILATKMVRESFGRSEWAYGSSIALMLFVLSLGVIAPYLYNQYKRGNL; translated from the coding sequence ATGAAACGTTTTTTAGCATTACTGCGTAGCGTCCGGCGTAACCGTGACGACGGGCCCGAAAGCGGGCGGACGGGTCGCGAGCGACGCGTCAGGACCGACGGGGGAACGACTGAGGGACGCTCGACGCTCCGACGCTGGCTCGACAGCGACATCGTGCAGTCGTCGCCGTTCTGGCTGCCGCCGTTCCTGCTGATGGGCTTTTTCGTCTACGCCGCGATCGGCTGGAACCTCCTGCTCTCGCTGACGGAGTACTCCGGATTCGGAGATCCGGACTACAGCAACCTCAGTCTGCACAACTACCGGGCGATGCTGGACGATCCGGGGATGTGGGCGGCGACACGGAACACGTTCGTTCTGCTCGTCGGCTTCACGGTCGTCTGTCTGATCGTTGGCCTCCTCCTGGCACTGCTGCTCGATCGGGAGATTCGGTTCAGCAGGTCGTTTCGGACGATCTACCTCCTGCCGTTCGCCCTCTCGTTCATCGTCACGGCCCAGTTCTGGCGGTGGATGTACAACGTGAACAACGGTATCGTCAACCAGTTCATCGGGCTCTTCGGCCTTGGCCCCTACAACTGGCTCGGGAGCCCCCGCCTCGTGTTGGGGGCGGTGATCTTCGCGCTCGTCTGGCAGTTCAGCGGGTACACGATGATCATCTACCTCGCCGCGCTCCGGTCGATCCCGAACGACCAGTACGAGGCCGCACGAGTCGACGGTGCGAGCACGGTTCGAATGTACTGGCGCGTAATCGTTCCGCAGTTACGACCGGCGATGGTCAGCGCGACCGTCACGTTAGTGCTGTTCGCGTTGAAGGCGTTCGACTTCCTGTACGCGACCTTCGACGGTTACCGACCCCGCCGCGGGGCCGACATCCTGGCGACCAAGATGGTCCGTGAGTCGTTCGGCCGATCCGAATGGGCCTACGGGTCGTCGATCGCACTCATGTTGTTCGTCCTGTCGCTGGGAGTCATCGCACCGTATCTGTACAACCAGTACAAGCGAGGGAACCTATGA